A window of the Plasmodium knowlesi strain H genome assembly, chromosome: 2 genome harbors these coding sequences:
- a CDS encoding cysteine desulfurase IscS, putative, translated as MKLFHLVKNLNIPRGNALEKLCKCDKTSRGFKALTNVCTYRSSENEHTLHDSGGRCVRRRRFHSIRNVTTGRGDSVGKKDGEPLGDDKHCESAPVHVDDVTNERDKKKINRFYLDSQATTMIDPRVLDKMMPYMTYIYGNAHSRNHFFGWESEEAVEDARKNILHLINGKNNKEIIFTSGATESNNLALIGICTYYNKRDSKKNHIITSQIEHKCILQTCRYLQTKGFEVTYLKPEPNGIVKLEDIEKNIKENTIMASFIHVNNEIGVIQDIENIGLLCKEKNVIFHTDASQAIGKIPIDVQKMNIDLLSMSGHKLYGPKGIGALYIKRKKPNLRLNALIHGGGQERGLRSGTLPTHLIVGLGEAANLGSIEMNRDHKKMKFFFDYVKKHLMENLDYIVFNGCQTNRYFGNMNVSFLFVEGESLLMSLNEIALSSGSACTSSTLEPSYVLRSIGISEDIAHTSIRIGFNRFTTFFEVQQLCENLVKSVKRLRSISPLYEMELEKQSSGDTPHFVWT; from the coding sequence ATGAAATTATTCCACCTTGTAAAGAATTTAAACATTCCAAGGGGAAACGCTTTagaaaaattgtgtaaaTGTGACAAGACAAGTAGGGGGTTTAAAGCGCTGACAAATGTATGCACCTACAGGAGCAGCGAAAACGAACATACGTTGCACGACAGTGGGGGGAGATGTGTGCGGAGGAGGAGGTTCCATAGCATTAGGAATGTTACTACCGGACGAGGTGACtcggtgggaaaaaaagatggaGAACCATTAGGAGATGATAAGCATTGTGAGAGTGCCCCGGTCCACGTGGACGACGTTACAAACGAGcgcgataaaaaaaaaatcaacaggTTTTACCTAGACAGCCAGGCAACAACGATGATAGACCCCAGAGTGTTGGACAAAATGATGCCATACATGACGTACATATATGGAAACGCACACTCCCGTAACCATTTCTTCGGATGGGAATCGGAAGAGGCAGTGGAGGATGCAAGGAAAAACATTCTCCATTTAATAAAcggaaaaaacaacaaagaAATTATCTTCACCTCCGGAGCAACAGAAAGTAATAACTTAGCACTTATAGGAATATGCACCTACTATAACAAAAGAGActccaaaaaaaatcacataaTTACGTCCCAAATTGAGCATAAGTGCATCCTGCAGACGTGTAGATATTTACAAACAAAGGGATTTGAAGTGACTTAtttaaaacctgaacccaaTGGAATTGTAAAATTAGAAGATATCGAAAAGAACATAAAGGAGAATACCATAATGGcttccttcattcatgtTAATAACGAAATAGGAGTTATACAAGACATTGAAAATATAGGTCTTCtgtgtaaagaaaaaaatgtaattttccACACTGATGCATCCCAAGCCATAGGTAAAATTCCCATTGatgtgcaaaaaatgaacattgaTTTATTGTCCATGTCAGGCCATAAATTATATGGGCCCAAAGGTATTGGagcattatatataaaaaggaaaaagcccAACCTACGACTAAATGCGTTAATACATGGAGGTGGACAAGAAAGGGGACTACGATCTGGAACTTTACCAACCCATTTAATTGTAGGCTTAGGAGAAGCAGCAAATTTGGGATCCATCGAAATGAATCGTGaccataaaaaaatgaagttctTTTTTGACTATGTAAAAAAGCACTTGATGGAAAACTTAGATTATATTGTTTTCAATGGATGCCAAACAAATCGATATTTTGGAAACATGAAtgtatcctttttatttgtggAGGGCGAAAGTTTGTTAATGTCCTTAAACGAAATAGCACTTAGTTCGGGTTCTGCTTGCACTTCTAGTACCTTAGAACCTAGCTACGTATTACGATCCATAGGAATATCAGAAGATATTGCACACACTTCCATAAGAATCGGATTTAACAGATTTACGACCTTCTTCGAAGTGCAGCAGCTGTGCGAAAATTTGGTTAAGTCTGTCAAGAGGTTGCGGAGCATCTCTCCGTTGTATGAAATGGAGCTGGAGAAGCAGTCCTCCGGTGATACGCCTCATTTTGTGTGGACCTAA
- a CDS encoding vacuolar protein sorting-associated protein 53, putative yields the protein MGGVDAFVQEYINNNIVKIEDVEIHVEKMNREIMELDKTISEKVESHILSQNEYDQKLRHIKEKMKIINKQMEQVDKKTEESEQILVKLCKDIKKLDIGKKNVTETIIVMKRIVMVITAISSLKKKALKREYSGCIPLISVIKEMLIHISDLRTNEKLKTLYKDANILFDDVKHQIMEDIDLVYDPDVHIEKNLIIVNEDNHAKGEAISINLFDACNCLYHLDQKFVSNVVKKFSNFFLEKYIIIFENQANNLEGIDRRMAWLKRALNTYEHVYAHIFPAVYNMPYHIVCKFCSLTKKHIVKIMSSSIDHMNPVSLIQTVIKVINFENFLSKNVTFFTEKRNTSDDAYGSLDFPFPELIMERDLASSEGEQEKDQMDDTKKDGDPSISTAHDDTNSHAPQNFKGVMSCAFDSYLCSWLKYEEKKILQKFENIIKEENREDPLEGGGHKSECKWSSSEKDPLLEVNKILKKKENNNTELDPEMVEEKHTVYKSAYKMFYLYKSYINMILQFSDCQTLYDFVIFFKTLLLKYSEELNKRIVKDVKEENRNQHFKLLSVIINTSYYVEQTMNEAFENLVKVIDPIYKDKICFKEEEQQFLQIKTKCIKGIIVFVEKKINSIISNKEIANIFDPNDVQGKTPYITNMDLFLREYFSFFKKIFNETYLIYLLEKTTTLIIQQFYHTIFSFQFMTNLTAHQLLLDCHEMEKILFQTAGLLNTRKGEQDTHAGSQGIETEAQGFASAVSASDDECIIPQTYFNYVKNQTKKIEFLIKIFISNIYDMNSFNMLLTENNNICTIEEIEKILSMKEDSTGAKAPPREPSQKKNYVHDIKERGMKAAEEVKFFFNKITSI from the coding sequence ATGGGGGGGGTCGACGCGTTCGTGCAGGAGTACATAAACAACAACATCGTTAAAATTGAAGACGTGGAAATCCacgtggaaaaaatgaaccgaGAAATAATGGAACTCGATAAAACCATCAGCGAAAAGGTGGAAAGCCACATCCTAAGTCAGAATGAGTATGATCAAAAATTAAGAcacataaaagaaaaaatgaaaataattaataaGCAAATGGAACAAGTGgataaaaaaacagaagaaagtGAGCAAATCCTAGTGAAGCTATGTAAAGATATCAAAAAATTAgatattggaaaaaaaaacgttacaGAAACGATTATTGTAATGAAAAGAATCGTTATGGTTATCACTGCTATAAGcagcttgaaaaaaaaggccctGAAAAGGGAGTACAGCGGATGTATTCCCCTCATCTCCGTTATCAAAGAAATGCTTATACACATTTCCGACCTGAGGACAaacgaaaaattaaaaacactATACAAAGATGCCAACATACTTTTCGATGACGTAAAGCATCAGATAATGGAAGACATCGATTTGGTGTACGACCCCGATGTACACATAGAGAAGAACCTCATCATAGTGAATGAAGATAACCACGCCAAAGGAGAAGCAATCTCTATCAATCTGTTCGATGCATGCAATTGTTTATACCATTTAGATCAAAAGTTCGTTTCCAATgtagttaaaaaattttccaacttttttctcgaaaaatacattattatttttgaaaatcAAGCAAATAATTTGGAAGGGATTGATAGACGCATGGCATGGTTGAAGCGCGCATTGAATACGTATGAACATGTCTATGCTCATATTTTCCCTGCGGTTTATAATATGCCTTACCATATTGTCTGCAAATTCTGCTCTCTCACCAAAAAACACATTGTTAAAATTATGTCTTCTTCTATCGACCACATGAACCCCGTTTCTCTAATCCAGACTGTCATTAAGGTGATTAATTTTGAGAATTTTCTATCCAAAAATGTGACGTTCTTTactgaaaaaaggaatacctCAGATGATGCATACGGTTCTTTGGACTTTCCCTTCCCAGAGCTAATTATGGAGAGGGATTTGGCGTCCTCAGAAGGAGAGCAAGAAAAAGACCAAATGGACGATACAAAAAAGGATGGAGACCCCTCCATTAGCACTGCGCATGATGATACAAATTCCCATGCACCACAAAACTTCAAGGGAGTCATGTCATGCGCATTCGACAGTTACCTGTGCAGCTGGctaaaatatgaagaaaaaaaaattcttcaaaaatttgaaaacataataaaagaagaaaatagagAGGACCCCCTGGAGGGAGGGGGACACAAGAGTGAATGCAAATGGTCCTCCTCAGAAAAGGACCCCCTTCTTGaggttaataaaattttaaaaaaaaaggaaaacaacaaTACGGAATTGGACCCCGAAAtggtggaagaaaaacacacagTGTATAAATCAGCGTACAAAATGTTTTATCTGTACAAAAGCTACATAAACATGATTCTTCAATTTAGCGATTGCCAAACGTTGTACGATTTTGTGATTTTCTTTAAAACCCTGTTATTGAAATATAGTGAAGAGCTAAACAAAAGAATTGTAAAAGatgtaaaggaggaaaacagAAATCAGCACTTCAAATTACTCTCCGTTATAATCAATACAAGTTATTACGTAGAACAAACAATGAATGAAGCTTTTGAAAATCTTGTCAAAGTTATTGATCCAATTTATAAGGATAAAATTTGCTTCAAAGAAGAGGAAcaacaatttttacaaataaaAACCAAATGTATAAAAGGAATTATTGTCTttgtagagaaaaaaataaattccatCATTTCAAATAAAGAAATTGCAAACATATTTGACCCAAATGATGTCCAAGGAAAGACTCCTTACATAACTAATATGGACCTATTTCTGcgggaatatttttccttttttaaaaaaatttttaatgagaCCTACTTGATTTATTTACTCGAAAAAACGACCACACTGATCATTCAGCAATTTTATCACaccattttttcgtttcagTTTATGACCAATTTGACTGCCCATCAGCTACTTTTGGACTGCCAcgagatggaaaaaattttgtttcaGACGGCAGGTCTATTAAATACGAGAAAGGGGGAGCAAGACACCCACGCTGGGTCACAGGGAATAGAGACAGAAGCGCAGGGATTCGCATCGGCGGTGTCAGCGTCAGACGACGAATGCATCATTCCTCAGACATACTTCAATTATGTAAAAAaccaaacgaaaaaaattgaatttttaattaaaatatttatctCTAACATTTACGATATGAACTCCTTCAACATGCTGCTCACCGAAAATAACAACATTTGTACCATCGAGGAGATTGAGAAGATCCTGTCCATGAAGGAGGACAGCACGGGGGCTAAGGCCCCCCCGAGGGAACCCagccaaaaaaagaactacGTACACGACATTAAGGAGCGAGGCATGAAGGCCGCGGAGGAGGTCAAATTCTTCTTCAACAAGATTACAAGTATCTAG
- a CDS encoding DNA (cytosine-5)-methyltransferase, putative produces MENIKVLDLYSGIGGLHYSMLQALINCVHERTEKGTLKGETGKEHAHNCGNLFNDTFRFISIDLNYLANQTHYHNFEKNSIYLTEKKYIDKFFKECQEKRRNHGGRTPEGRHNAERNNIKEVPFVEDKNYILQTDINNLDAQFLDYHKFFILLISNPCQPYTRQNKKFQQINLDELFRKYAYSTTGESSVEEKKKEKGSFPSSIDKMGHINNLFTPTCGANVNSDTDDKVHLVTEKCNVVGGIPFKWENKKNVYDQVILETLQGGDQFHVDKLNLDEALRSLEIEKDERSRSFIHICNLLKNVKEENLPKYIFIENVRNFELSTSFFYFINSVKENYNFQTYLLSPLQYGIPNERLRFYCICRRKHKLADLTSGESFTSGWTTSLYSNSLMPAKCIMPAFENNANFRPSQRYSFYTPSLATFLDHNEKYEITCNTNEEINLTNGTLEEYQVSNSTLEKCSSFCFDMIDINRNGNVCCFEGGRYYVEKSETIKDLPNEKNLKDLINSNNLHSMCFTSNYGRYINGSGSVLYFSRCRRGSPSSGTERGYENTQNEHMGKARMGDHPSRDNSCRDYFPRDYFSQGEIIEEMSKYKNRVRYFTPVEICRLMGYKMHTSRPNTEDGENKRNRVGNIYWNMDHINHMCAYTCNVHYCASRHSDTCLFNGVLPLAQNSVRKSPNDGVCGGGESRDGNSKDERTAPCSCHEFKFPPFLTNRQKYKLVGNSVNVTVISLIFQAHDIFGDLLKGESLPS; encoded by the coding sequence ATGGAAAACATAAAAGTGTTAGACCTCTATAGTGGAATAGGGGGGTTACATTACAGCATGCTACAGGCCCTAATAAATTGCGTCCACGAGAGGACAGAAAAAGGTACCCTCAAAGGGGAAACTGGAAAAGAGCATGCTCACAACTGTGGCAACCTTTTCAATGACACATTTCGGTTCATATCGATAGATCTTAATTACCTAGCGAATCAAACACACTACCACAACTTCGAGAAAAATTCGATCTACctaacggaaaaaaaatatatcgacaaattttttaaagagtGTCAAGAAAAGCGGCGCAATCATGGGGGAAGGACCCCCGAAGGTAGGCATAACGCAGAAAGGAACAACATCAAAGAGGTTCCCTTCGTTGAGGATAAAAACTACATCCTTCAAACGGATATAAACAACCTGGACGCGCAGTTTCTCGATTACCACAAATTCTTCATTCTGCTAATATCGAACCCATGTCAGCCCTACACCAGACAGAACAAGAAATTTCAGCAAATCAATTTGGATGAGTTGTTCAGAAAGTACGCCTACAGCACAACAGGGGAATCCTccgtggaggaaaaaaaaaaggaaaaaggaagttttccCTCTTCCATAGACAAAATGGGCcatataaataatttgttcACCCCAACGTGTGGCGCGAATGTAAACAGTGATACAGATGATAAGGTCCACTTGGTCACCGAAAAGTGTAACGTTGTAGGAGGCATCCCcttcaaatgggaaaataaaaaaaacgtctACGATCAAGTAATTCTGGAAACTCTCCAAGGAGGAGACCAGTTCCATGTGGATAAACTAAACCTAGACGAAGCCTTAAGATCGCTAGAAATCGAAAAGGACGAACGATCGAGAAGTTTCATTCACATTTGCAATTTgctgaaaaatgtaaaggaagaaaatttaccaaaatatatttttattgagAATGTCAGAAATTTTGAATTatctacttcctttttttatttcataaaTTCAGTTAAGGAGAATTATAATTTCCAGACGTATCTTCTATCCCCCCTGCAATATGGCATACCGAATGAGCGTCTTCGTTTCTATTGTATATGTAGGAGGAAACACAAGTTGGCTGATCTCACATCAGGGGAAAGCTTCACCAGTGGATGGACAACTTCACTATACAGCAATTCGCTTATGCCAGCCAAGTGCATTATGCCCGCATTTGAAAACAACGCCAATTTTAGGCCTTCTCAAAGGTACTCTTTTTACACCCCCAGCTTAGCTACATTTTTGGATCATAATGAAAAGTACGAAATAACGTGCaacacaaatgaagaaataaatttaacTAATGGGACATTGGAGGAATACCAAGTTTCGAACAGTACCTTGGAAAAATGTTCATCCTTCTGTTTTGACATGATCGATATTAACCGAAATGGAAATGTGTGTTGCTTCGAGGGGGGCCGTTACTATGTTGAGAAAAGTGAAACCATAAAGGATCTcccaaatgagaaaaacttGAAGGACTTGATTAACTCAAACAATTTGCATTCCATGTGCTTCACGTCTAATTATGGGAGATATATTAACGGATCCGGCTCGGTACTCTACTTCTCCAGATGCAGAAGGGGATCCCCCTCAAGTGGCACAGAAAGGGGATACGAGAATACACAGAATGAGCATATGGGAAAAGCCCGCATGGGAGACCACCCCTCGCGCGATAACTCCTGCAGGGACTACTTCCCTCGTGACTACTTTTCCCAGGGAGAAATAATCGAGGAAATGAgcaaatataaaaacagAGTGAGGTACTTTACCCCCGTAGAGATATGCAGACTGATGGGTTATAAGATGCACACCAGCAGACCTAATACAGAAGATGgcgaaaacaaaagaaacaGAGTCGGAAATATCTACTGGAATATGGACCACATTAACCATATGTGCGCCTACACTTGTAATGTGCACTACTGTGCTAGTAGACATAGCGACACTTGCTTGTTCAATGGAGTTCTCCCTTTGGCACAGAATTCCGTGAGAAAATCACCAAATGATGGAGTGTGTGGCGGTGGCGAATCTCGCGATGGTAACTCCAAGGACGAACGCACAGCACCTTGTTCTTGCCACGAATTTAAATTTCCCCCATTTCTGACAAACAggcaaaaatacaaattggTTGGCAATTCCGTCAACGTCACTGTAAtatctttaatttttcaagcCCACGACATTTTCGGGGACCTCCTCAAGGGGGAGAGCCTTCCTAGCTAA
- a CDS encoding dolichyl-diphosphooligosaccharide--protein glycosyltransferase subunit OST2, putative: MRTILRSLCDIYRHTSRIIQLIDIFLAFTISALIILSLYAYAYSCFSERISVAAIFTAIGNLTFLVAIREQLTNKSLFNLKREKVIFDFVMCTLVLYIGVFSYMHLN, translated from the exons atgagaaCCATACTAAGATCACTTTGTGATATATATCGGCACACATCAAGGATCATTCAGCTCATAGATATTTTCCTCGCTTTTACCATTTCCGCcttaattattttgtccttgtATGCTTACGCTTACTCCTGCTTCAGCGAACGGATTTCCGTTGCCGCGATTTTCACAGCCATTGGAAATTTGACCTTCCTGGTGGCCATCCGGGAGCAG CTCACGAACAAGAGCCTGTTTAATctgaaaagggagaaagtCATTTTCGATTTTGTTATGTGCACCCTAGTACTGTACATTG GCGTATTCAGCTACATGCACTTAAATTAG
- a CDS encoding proteasome subunit alpha type-5, putative: protein MFSTRSEYDRGVNTFSPEGRLFQVEYALGAIKLGSTAVGICVNDGVILASERRIASTLIEKSSVEKLLPIDDHIGCAMSGLMADARTLIDYARVECNHYKFIYNENINIKSCVELISELALDFSNLSDNKRKKIMSRPFGVALLIGGVDKNGPCLWYTEPSGTNTRFLAASIGSAQEGAELLLQENYNKNMTFEEAEILALTVLRQVMEDKLSSSNVEIAAIKKSDQTFYKYNTDDISRIIEALPSPIYPTIDMTA from the exons atgttttcaacCAG GAGCGAGTATGACCGGGGAGTAAACACCTTTTCGCCAGAAGGCAGACTTTTTCAAGTGGAGTACGCGCTGGGCGCTATAAAG CTGGGTAGCACTGCAGTCGGTATCTGCGTAAACGATGGAGTGATCTTGGCCTCAGAAAGAAGAATCGCCTCCACATTAATAGAAAAATCTTCAGTGGAGAAGCTACTTCCAATAGATGACCACATAGGATGTGCCATGAGTGGACTCATGGCGGACGCAAGGACACTAATAGACTACGCAAGGGTCGAGTGCAATCATTACAAGTTcatatataatgaaaatataaacataaaaTCTTGTGTAGAATTAATATCGGAGTTAGCATTAGATTTTTCTAACTTGTCTGacaataaaaggaagaaaataatgagCAGACCATTTGGCGTTGCCTTACTGATAGGAGGAGTCGATAAGAATGGTCCTTGTCTTTGGTACACGGAACCATCTGGAACGAACACGAGATTTTTAGCTGCTTCCATTGGCTCTGCTCAAGAAGGGGCAGAATTGTTACTACAAGAAAAttacaataaaaatatgaccTTTGAGGAAGCTGAGATTTTGGCGCTCACCGTTTTAAGGCAGGTGATGGAGGATAAGTTGTCTTCCTCCAACGTGGAAATTGCGGCTATTAAGAAATCCGATCAGACGTTTTACAAGTACAATACGGACGACATCTCCAGGATCATCGAGGCGCTTCCCTCGCCCATCTACCCAACCATCGACATGACCGCTTAG